A single Metarhizium brunneum chromosome 5, complete sequence DNA region contains:
- the ygeX gene encoding Diaminopropionate ammonia-lyase, which produces MASSRRAMQLNPGAASWCADGSLSADTRLVDRFHSQFPDGSSTRLVRLDEVANHLGIKAVYLKDESTRFGLPSFKILGASWGTFRALVQKLGLPLDADLAAVKDALVRSPIPLYAASEGNHGRAVARMGSLLGVPVEIHVPSDMPSETMKRLEEEGAIVSVNAGTYDDAMGTAREACAARGGLLVQDYSFDDYKEIPQWIVDGYLTMLREIDGQLNGTEADLIISPVGVGSLAQAVVSHYKRKACKTAVMTVEPDTAACLYKSLRAKKSVDVQTYSTIMAGLDCATLSPIAWPLLKSGVDASLTVSDYEAHQASQYLKSRHISAGPCGASPLAALQRLTRKDMADLGLGQDSVVVLLCTEGTRSYRIPMDVSVDGPIALTQALVRIDSSNPALGSVPGPGETEIARYIGSWLEHRDIETHWIEPTKGRPSIVGIVRGSGGGKNLMFNGHIDTVTTLGYDDDPLGGEIKDGKLYGRGADDMKCGIAAAMSALAASKAQALRGDVIFTGVADEEATSIGTEQVLEAGWRADGAIVNEPTGEEIIHAHKGFVWLEVDIHGLASHGSLPTVGIDAITRAGYFLVELDRYSQNLSKGWADPLLAPSVHASTIKGGEEESSYPALCTVVIERRTIAGESVDSVTQELQTILDNLAKSVKDFKYDLRVTFDRAPFNIEPEHPFATLVGGVTSEVQGRKTKFSKGPYWTDCALLADKDIPVLLWGPTGDGLHGKEEWVEVASVERVARGLRMIAQKFCS; this is translated from the exons ATGGCCTCGTCTCGAAGGGCTATGCAGCTCAACCCAGGTGCTGCCTCGTGGTGTGCAGATGGCTCCCTTTCCGCCGACACGAGGCTGGTTGACAGATTCCATAGCCAATTCCCCGATGGCTCCTCCACAAGGCTCGTGCGGCTTGACGAGGTTGCCAATCAtctcggcatcaaggccgtctATCTCAAAGATGAGAGCACGAGGTTCGGCCTGCCGTCTTTCAAGATCTTGGGTGCCTCCTGGGGAACTTTTCGCGCCCTGGTCCAAAAACTTGGACTCCCTCTAGATGCAGATTTGGCGGCAGTGAAAGATGCTCTGGTGCGTTCACCTATTCCCCTGTATGCAGCGAGCGAGGGCAATCATGGCAGAGCTGTGGCTAGGATGGGGTCTCTCCTGGGTGTGCCTGTCGAAATTCATGTTCCCTCAGATATGCCATCAGAGACGATGAAACGATTGGAAGAAGAGGGCGCCATAGTTTCCGTCAATGCTGGTACCTATGATGACGCCATGGGCACTGCTCGAGAAGCTTGCGCGGCAAGAGGCGGTCTCCTTGTGCAGGACTATTCCTTCGATGATTATAAAGAGATTCCCCAG TGGATAGTGGACGGATATTTGACAATGTTGCGAGAGATTGATGGCCAGCTCAATGGTACTGAAGCCGATCTTATCATCTCTCCAGTCGGCGTAGGCTCTCTTGCACAAGCAGTCGTCTCGcattataaaagaaaagctTGCAAGACAGCCGTCATGACAGTTGAACCTGACACCGCAGCATGTTTGTATAAGAGCTTACGTGCCAAAAAGTCTGTTGATGTTCAGACATATTCCACTATCATGGCTGGCCTGGACTGTGCTACCTTGTCGCCCATCGCATGGCCATTGCTGAAATCTGGTGTGGACGCCAGTTTGACCGTGTCTGATTATGAGGCACATCAGGCCTCCCAGTATCTAAAATCTCGACACATATCAGCAGGGCCATGCGGCGCTTCacctcttgctgctctccAACGCCTTACAAGGAAGGATATGGCTGACTTGGGCCTTGGACAAGATTCTGTGGTGGTTCTTCTCTGCACCGAGGGAACCAGAAGTTATCGCATTCCCATGGACGTCTCCGTTGATGGCCCTATCGCATTGACCCAAGCTTTAGTCCGCATCGACTCTTCCAATCCAGCATTGGGGTCTGTGCCTGGTCCAGGAGAGACTGAGATTGCCCGTTATATTGGCTCTTGGCTTGAACACCGCGATATTGAGACTCATTGGATTGAGCCAACCAAGGGACGCCCGTCCATTGTTGGTATTGTTCGAGGTTCAGGCGGAGGCAAGAATTTGATGTTCAACGGGCATATCGACACAGTCACAACGCTGGGTTATGATGATGACCCTCTAGGCGGAGAAATCAAGGATGGGAAGCTCTATGGACGGGGAGCCGATGACATGAAGTGCGGAATAGCTGCTGCCATGTCTGCCCTGGCGGCTTCCAAGGCCCAGGCTCTTCGAGGCGACGTCATATTTACTGGCGTGGCCGATGAGGAAGCAACCAGCATTGGCACAGAGCAGGTTCTTGAGGCAGGCTGGAGAGCAGACGGTGCCATTGTCAATGAGCCGACTGGCGAAGAAATAATCCACGCGCACAAAGGATTTGTCTGGCTCGAGGTCGATATTCATGGCCTCGCATCACATGGATCACTGCCTACAGTTGGCATAGACGCCATTACTCGGGCAGGTTATTTTTTGGTCGAACTGGACAGGTATTCGCAGAACTTGAGCAAAGGCTGGGCCGATCCTCTCTTGGCTCCAAGTGTCCATGCATCCACAATCAAGGGCGGTGAGGAGGAGTCTTCATATCCAGCATTGTGCACTGTGGTGATAGAGCGTCGAACTATTGCAGGCGAGTCTGTCGATTCGGTAACACAGGAGCTTCAAACTATTCTGGACAATCTCGCCAAGTCAGTCAAGGACTTCAAATATGACTTACGGGTAACTTTTGATAGGGCCCCTTTCAATATTGAGCCCGAACATCCGTTTGCAACACTTGTGGGCGGCGTTACCAGCGAGGTGCAGGGAAGAAAGACCAAATTCAGCAAAGGACCGTACTGGACTGATTGCGCCCTGCTGGCTGACAAAGACATCCCCGTTCTTCTCTGGGGCCCAACAGGTGATGGGCTTCACGGCAAAGAGGAGTGGGTGGAAGTAGCCTCTGTCGAACGAGTGGCCAGAGGATTGAGGATGATTGCACAAAAGTTTTGTAGCTAG
- the EIF1AY gene encoding Eukaryotic translation initiation factor 1A, Y-chromosomal, with the protein MPKNKGKGGKNRRRGTKENDDQRRELTFKEDGQEYAQVIKMLGNGRLEALCFDGSKRLANIRGKMRKKVWINQGDIILLSLRDFQDNKGDVILKYTADEARSLKSYGELPEHAKINETDTFGQGEDGEAYFEFGDADSDEDSDEDEKKKEVDIDDI; encoded by the exons ATGCCTAAGAACAAGGGAAAG GGCGGCAAGAACCGCAGACGAGGTACCAAGGAGAACGATGACCAGCGTCGAGAGTTGACCTTCAAGGAGGACGGCCAGGAATATGCCCAGGTTATCAAGATGCTGGGCAACGGACGACTTGAGGCCCTTTGTTTCGACGGCAGCAAGCGTCTCGCCAAC ATTCGTGGCAAGATGCGCAAGAAGGTCTGGATCAACCAGGGTGATATCATCCTCCTCTCTTTGCGTGACTTCCAAGACAACAAGGGCGATGTCATTCTCAAGTACACTGCCGACGAGGCTCGTTCTCTGAAATCGTATGGCGAGCTTCCCGAGCACGCCAAGATTAACGAAACCGACACCTTCGGTCAAggagaggacggcgaggccTACTTCGAGTTCGGTGACGCAGACTCAGATGAGGACTCcgacgaagatgagaagaagaaggaggtcGACATTGACGACATCTAA